TGCTATGAGAATCTGTTTGCTAACTGCTGTGAGGTGTGTTCTTTGCCAATTGGATGCAACTGTAAGGTAGGCATAAGAACACATTTACTTCCATCATGTTAttaattcaattattttttaatgcaattgaaccaaaaatcaaaaatgtttgtGAGAGCAATTAATGAAGATTTAAAATGAGTGACAGAAAGTCAGAACAGATTTGTAAGCTTCTAACTACTTTCTCTGCATGCATAATGAAGGACCTTTCCTACAAGGACCGGCACTGGCATGAAAACTGCTTCAAGTGCGCCAAATGCAGTCGATCATTGGTGGAAAAACCATTTGCTGCTAAAGATGACCTTATGCTTTGCACCGAGTGCTATTCTCATGAGTATTCCTCCAAGTGTAGCACCTGCAAGAAGACTGTCATGCCAGGTAGGAtactttgtattttatattttttgaaaaatataatggtaacattatttatttcataaaatgtgGAATGAAATGTTAAGGATCTCAGTGTATAAAGGTGGTCTTCTGCTCATGTGTTAGGAGCACGAAAAATGGAGTACAAAGGGAACAGCTGGCATGAGACGTGCTTTCTGTGTCAACGCTGTCAGCAGCCAATAGGAACCAAGTCTTTCATCCCTAAAGATAACAATTACTTCTGTGTCCCTTGTTTTGAGAAGCAATTCGCCTACCAATGCTGTGCTTGTAAAAAAGTAAGTTGCATATGCTTGCAAGGAATCAGACATTTGAAAAACAATATTACATGTTCATTAAAGttatggttcacccaaaaatgatacacctacttaccctcatgttgttccaaactagTATGGCTTTATTTCTAATGTGGAATACATACAAAAGCAATTCAACTGGGGCTTTTGAGGTTCAAAAAGCATGCAAAAGCACCACAAACGTATCCaatttctcacacaaagctatcatttAGCACCAAAGACgtggaatatagtgcatgaaATGTATGAACTACTGTACTTCTATGATACTTTATATTGCTTTCGCATAATTTTCCAACCATGATAGCTTTGTCCCCATTCATTGCAATTGCATGGAAAAAGCAGtacatataggtttggaacaacatgaggatgagtaaaaaatagctatgtttccatccacctatttttatgcgaaTTTTGAGATATTGCAGTTTTAAAAAAACGCTAGATGctaagatgtgcataaattcgAAAAGTTTGCATAAAaaacatacactctaaaaaatgctgggttaaaaacaacccaagttgtgttAAAAAtggacccagcggttgggttaaatgtttgcccaacattctgggcagttttattcaaaccaactattgtttaaaaattactatatggctggcttaaaatgaacccaaaacaagttgcatttttgcaaaaacccagcatttttttagagcaCATGCACTCAATTGAGGCAGGTCACTTTTTTATCCGTTAAGATGTGCCGGCTGGGTATATTTTATCTCCCAGAACTCTCACACGTGATTGCATTTCCAAACAGGCATCCACCTCCATTTATTgagccacagtggcttccccGATTGTAGCAACTTcaatttttattacagatattttgcaccaatttcccaggaagtgacaatTTTGTTCTCCTGAACACACGGGATGAAAAtggtgctttattcgcaaatatTTTATGCGCCATTCCAATTTTGCacataagttaaattcgcaactttggatgaaaacatagttaatgacagaaatttttgaAATTCTCATGTCACCTCATAACTATTTTACGTTTTGGCAAATTGGTGgttaattcatttgaatttgtaTGATCTTATTCATACATTTTCGGACAATCCTTTAACACTACACTGACAGTTTGGGGTGGAAAttcatgcttactttttttttttttttaaatcatacatTTCCATATGAAACACATCGTTCAAATTCAGATGAAAATGGCACCTCAAAATAGTTGCGTTTCTCATGTGattgagtttttatttttgagtgaactattcctttaaatgtgCAATATTGTCCAACACTTATTGTACTCTACTGAGATCCACTTTCAATTCTGTAGGCCATTACAACTGGCGGTGTCACGTATCAAGACAAGCCCTGGCACCGCGAGTGTTTCACTTGCATTGGATGCAAGAGACAACTGGCAGGCCAGCGCTTTACCTCGAGAGAAAACTACCCATACTGCCTGGATTGCTTCAGCAATCTGTATGCCAAGAAATGCGTGGGCTGCACTAAGCCAATTACTAGTATGTTTTCATTCTTTACATCTGGTGGCTATTTTTATACACctctaaattaaaattaaaaatttcagCAGCATCGTACTTGACTGGAAAAcaactatgtgtgtgtgtccaggCTTGGCTGGTGCTAAGTACATCTCGTTTGAAGAACGACAGTGGCACAGTGAGTGTTTCACGTGTATGCAGTGCTCTGTGTCTCTGGTGGGCCGTGGATTCCTCACCCAGCGGGATGACATCCTGTGCACTGACTGTGGAAGGGAGAAGTGAGCTCATCTGACAGGGTCAGAAAACCACAAGAGGAGCACAGTTGTCCAACTGTTGCAGAAAAGCTGTTGAGGGCAAAATAGATTCAGATTTGGATTTCTGCTCACATAAATGgaatgatgaataaaaatgaacaatgaatAGATTAATTATCTGTGTCGCCTGCTGATTAAGATgcttaatgttttgtttaataagTTCGCTGTTATTAAAATTTGGAAACAATTGTCCTCATAAAGaatggaaaaatattgaaaatgtttgaaaagTTTAAACGTTCAAGCACACACAAAGTGCGCTTTTAGTTAATAAACTTGTGTTTTCATCTTGTCTACTGCCTGTTTTTTAAAGTCTAAAGATACGTAAACATGCACTTCCCCATACTACAACTACAACGCATACGTTAATGGCCACTATGAATTAGGTGAATGGTGGGAATGATTCTCAGGGATCTACTGTCtattgtcacgatcactgtctgtgcctgtcagttcctggactccacttcccataatcctcccttccaatcacatgcaccaatcacccattgccacacacacctgcagatcattacctggactatttaagacacacacacacacacacacacacacacacacacacccccttggcgaagtcttgatttgctgtggtgatcattactgagcgttttcttgtggaccgtttcctggtttccggttggattgtttattctttgtgattctctgctgcctgccctgaaccttgcctgtgtactggactgtgtttgtttgccgcctgccctgatctctgcctgtgacccgatactgttcgtctgccgcctgcctcgtccattgcctgtccctgtttatgttcctgcctttgcccctgtctacctgtgtaaatactgttcttaataaagcttgcaaatggatccccgcctgAGTCTCGCTTCGTTACATCTATAGTGAGAAACTAAGCTTAATTAAACTTGTATGTTTCTGGGAACAATATCAGTCATTGATATCTTTGGTTCATTTTCCTTTGATAGAAAGACtgtacatataaatacataaaactgCTATTTTGTTGAGGCATAattatacaaacattaaaaaaaaaaaaaaacatttttgattcCATGGGGTTGTTTAAAGGGGAACTTTTCTGTTTAAGTTTCACTAGTGAAATAAAATGAGAAGAGGTGCATTCAAGCCATGTcagaattactgtaattatgatattatgacttgtaaaaagcattcacgtcctgtaattacaacttgtaaactcTGAATTATTTGAGAGCTGCCTGGTACCTGACCGCTGCAACGTCATGCCTGCGGCTTCAACTAAGTAGTGAAGTAGCTTGTTATATcgtatatttttatgtaattccTATAATTGACTATTTGTAATGCAAAATTCAACTGAAAATAACTAGACATAAAATACAGTTTAGAGACCCACACTTGAGCActgtccaaagccacgcctcctttgAAACACATGAttctgcaaagcgtcacaagagacCTCATGTTTCAAACCAcacaacattacaataataatgaatgtaaacaacttacagagctcttgtacttgtacttgtaccacctgactgctgcagattcatttcggcatctgaggacgtgaacagctacGTGTAGAACGCAGTGGCGTCTTTTCACCAAAAGCCAGGGTATGGCAGTCAGACCCTGATGACGTCATCCAATCGTACTCCCTCGACGTCACAGTCCCACTttcttcacacaactttttACAGCACTTCAAAACTCAAAAGTCTGAATATTATCcaatttaagtgttatttttaatatgattaccaaaaacatttttgttcatccTACAAAGATtgtcctcatttgtaaaactaaaagtcaatcaatcaaaaaccacagccaatcagaacacagCGTGGGCGGGCTCTCGCAGTATTTGCATTGCACCAGAGATTAAACTTGATGGCACTCGCAAGGGAtggataagtacataatcaatttcacaaatattacaccatttaaacattattaaaaaatacatactgagctactaaaacaaactttgtcatagaatacacttgtttgttcacagtttGAACATTCTTGCTTCCGTTTGTTGaatttcaagatctgaggtgaattatccattgtGGCTTTTACTACAGCTGCAAAGCTGGGAGCACTAAATGATATTCAAAGTCACATTACATGCTTTCAACAGTGAATAAACattacctgagattatcattgtcatactttgtgttgttccAGCCGCAACTTCCCCCAAAAATAGAAACCATTTCTGCGTGTCACCTTCGCGGCTTGGTTAGGACAACcggtaacttaaacacctctgattggtcattattttcaacagaaatccctgtgattggctacaatactcAACGTTGCACAATCACATTGTGAATAGACATATTGGCAGGGCCGTTGATCTTACATGACACGATTATAACAACCAGGTCGCTTTAATTTActtacttttctgttttatttaacaatacaaattatttattacacataGTAATATAGGTAACTCCATTAATCCTGCATGCAATGAATACAATTATATAAGTTGCATTGACTTGACCAGGCAGCCAAGGTATGGCAGTCGCCATACCCTGCCATACCCAATTGACGCCCCTGGTAGAACGTCACGAGTGGCCATCTCGTAATTACGTTTACAATATGCCGTGAACATAGCTTgctttggttcaggaggaactgtaaaaggagGCTGCTGTTCGTTTGTGGCACTCGGACCGAATGCAGTGATTGGAcgaaccagtataacaaaaagtgtttataaaaattGCCTACACTACCTTTGATAAGTAAGTAAATTTAAAAAGGCATTTGTCTATTATTaatcaaattacattcatacatttGGCATTGATAGTTCGATCCAAACAAATAAGTCCGAGGAGCTCCGAGTAGTGGTAATCATGACATGGCATGAATGCACCTCTAATCCCTCTAATTTACACCTCTAAAGTgtaaaagacatatttaaacatatttgtcaaatactatttatttattaataactaCTGGTTGCACCTTTAGCTATAACCTCTGAACGGAATGGAGAGAACTTTGGGTACATAACCATGCCTTGGCTTTAGGACCACCTTGGAGTCACTGGGCCTGAACTCAAGGCAGGTAGGGCTCACAGAGAGCGCCTGTAGGTCTCCTACTCGCTTGACCGATGCTAAAGCTAATAGCAGAGTGGCTTTAAGCAACAggggtaataataataagtgcTTCTCTGCAACATCTACTACAGTGGtaatttattgtctttttttatttctaaataagtATTTGCTTTCCTACATCgtgaaacttttagttttacaaatggaGACCAACtatgaaggatgaacaaataatgttttggatGTCACATTAAAAATGGCATTCAAATCGGGCaatatttaaagctttgaagtgctgggaaAAGTTTTGTGAAGCACTTAAAAGCAATCGAAAAAATTAGACCATTTCTGCCACAAGTTATTTCTGTTAGTGTTAGTGGCACAATGTTTCTCATGGTTTCCAGATTACACAGCGCTGTGAAGAAAGCGCTTGAATTCACCGCAGAATTAATAACACCGCTGTGAAATCTAGTGAGAAGCATTTACCTTCGTCGCAGAATTCTCTGGTaaaccacagatatcagatcaaacagtTTCCACTCGGCactgtttgatctgatatctgtggtttaacagagaattctgcGACGAATGTGAATGCTTCtcacaagatttcacagcaatGTTACTAATTCTGCGGTGAATTCAAGCGCTTTCTTCGCAGCGCTGACTGGAAATGGTGTCGAGATTAGTGATGGGAAGTTCGGTTCTTTTCCGCGAACCGGTTCTTTCGGACAGTTCGATTCAATAAACCGGTTGAAAAACCCGGTTCACCTGTTCTTTTACACTCCGACGTAATTACGTCATCCCGATGACGTCGTCTATCGCGGGCCGGGatgaaaaacacattcaaatatataaagtcagtaATCATAACATCAGTCAACTAAAACATCATTATAATCTGAAACGTTTCTTACCATTTAATTTTGCATCTAAAGCATCCATATATACAGGTAGTGATGTGCAAACGAAGTTTTACAGTTATAAAGTGAATAAATTAGTCTTCATCAGTGCAGAAACCATGATCCCCTTACATTacgatttatttgtaattacataaaCTTGTTTCGCCAGATTGGCCCCTCATTCCTCTCAGTTGTCCTAGTTAACCGGTGCTATGACAGTCATTACTGTTCTTTAGCTTCAGATCACACGCTGAATCACGCATGCGCAGTATCATCAGCTCATCGGTTCTCAAATCGGACACGTCCGAAAGAAGCGGTTCTCAGTTGTGTACTGGTGATCCGAAAACCGTTGCAACCGATTCTACTCGAGATTGAGATTGGAgaaccgcgagagcgattcaaaaggaGTCGCTTGTTTGCTCGCTGTAGTTTGATTAcgtcattttttatatttctatcaCCTTGTTTAGAAATGAAATAAGCTGTACATGGattatttatgaaacaaataaatgtttagtttgataGTTTTACATACAATTAATTGTTtccaatctttaaaaaaaataacttgaaagcacaactgcacaacttttactatattgctttttaaataacattaatatagtATTAGTAATATTTCTGAACATTATAATTGATCTGTGTACAAAATATTGTTCATGTTGGCATGTAGtttattatgtacagtattttgtaTGTTATTAATCTGTTATGGTGTATTTGGAAAAGCACAATaaactttttgtattttgaattaagtcataaatattttcagtatgttttatgttatcaCACTTTCCGATGTTCAACAAAACTTGACTAATGTACTTTTCGTTCTCTTGAAAAATTACACGCACGCGAAGTATCATCAGCTCATCGGTTCTCAAATCGGACATGTCCGAAAGAAGCGGTTCTCGGTTGTGTACTGATGATGCGAAAACCGTTGCAACCGATTCTTGACTCGAGAACGAGAACGGTGACAGGCCGTGTACGTTCGTTCGTGTACGCCGCGCATGCTCACTCATATCAGCTGCTCTGCTGCTCGTGCTCATCATCATTTCTCTCTTTACAGCAGGTTAAGTCAGTGTAGCCTACTGTTGGAGTAACTGAATAACTCCGGGATGTTGGTTTATTTCGAGAGGTAGTGTCAGGCACGTCAAAAAGTGAGTACCAAGCACTACCAATGAAGttaaacacctcattctctagctgttgtcagtgtgcagtagtttaaaggtgcaatatgtaatattttctgtccgctagaggttgctagaggcctattcaaaacaaaggcgtagcttgatgacgccaagtttgagcgcggaatcttgggacatgtggtctttaCCTCAACGgatggtgcaaaagaatagggataggacttatgttcagaaatcatgttcatggatgcgattattaacgttattgtagtatgaagcagagcaggaccgagtgttgtgggagctgaacgaggccgctagAGCGATTACGCAACACAcgccgcgagcagcggaacttttattatgccacagtcgccggcgccgcttccgcttttctggtcatgagtatgaggtaacgcagctctgtttatcatattagatacatttgagtgtgttgtaaatgttataacgttactctctgcgttcgctcggcggctgcggtgagacacttgttgcacacttaagtaagctagatcgattttagaatatcatattaaatgctggatggcttgtgttgataaatggcatgcaattaattttaaaacgtattgtatcatggagaaaatgctgtattactgttactaaaaataaagctgcatttgattatgctatgttagctacttcacaaaatagtgtttttctctgaggcatggtaaagcatggaaCTCgcaaaaaatgaagaaaattagatttaaacaataagactaaacgtgttgagctatataacaataatttctgtctataaatgtaaccaaacagttgttcccttgtctattaaaacatgtaatatattaattttttctcacgatttacaaatagttggaaacatttgggatattttgAGTACTCaggtgaacaaaatatataacactggcctagtggtttttggatattttactgcaaaattcttacatattgcacttttaactgcaaaactctcactatctggcctctgttacacacacaatgcgagtcgatgtctgtttatcacagctgacgcgcaacaaaattgCAAACAGA
This window of the Ctenopharyngodon idella isolate HZGC_01 chromosome 17, HZGC01, whole genome shotgun sequence genome carries:
- the fhl5 gene encoding four and a half LIM domains protein 5, with translation MSTERFDCHYCKDTLLGKKYILKEDTQYCTKCYENLFANCCEVCSLPIGCNCKDLSYKDRHWHENCFKCAKCSRSLVEKPFAAKDDLMLCTECYSHEYSSKCSTCKKTVMPGARKMEYKGNSWHETCFLCQRCQQPIGTKSFIPKDNNYFCVPCFEKQFAYQCCACKKAITTGGVTYQDKPWHRECFTCIGCKRQLAGQRFTSRENYPYCLDCFSNLYAKKCVGCTKPITSLAGAKYISFEERQWHSECFTCMQCSVSLVGRGFLTQRDDILCTDCGREK